Proteins encoded in a region of the Phalacrocorax carbo chromosome 15, bPhaCar2.1, whole genome shotgun sequence genome:
- the XBP1 gene encoding LOW QUALITY PROTEIN: X-box-binding protein 1 (The sequence of the model RefSeq protein was modified relative to this genomic sequence to represent the inferred CDS: deleted 2 bases in 1 codon) → MAALPGAAAPRLLLIPGQAAEPPPSPAAGRHLSVVLPAGAAAPSPTGLEAPQPARKRQRLTHLSPEEKALRRKLKNRVAAQSARDRKKARMTELEQQVVELEEENQKLLLENQLLREKTCNLALENQELRCRLGLDALKTEEENEFKTVKESQVDAIRLVTGSAERSTQTTCSSAAGAGPAVTTSDSFHMDSDGSDSSDSESDLLLGFLDSLDPEMFLTYADSESTCLEKLEEEICGETNSIPTSPSPSLGSPSAKLEAINELIRFDHVYTKPLVLEIPAKMGNQTNMLVKIEEVALSPSEDKAIPEVPVSVKEEPVDSFMPELGISHLLSSHRSLAASSYLLDACSDSGYEGSLSPFSDMSSPLDTDRAWEDSFANELFPQLISV, encoded by the exons ATGGCAGCGCTGCCCGGTGCCGCAGCCCCGCGGCTGCTCCTCATCCCCGGCCAAGCGGCCGAGCCGCCCCCCAGTCCCGCGGCCGGCCGGCACCTCTCCGTGGTCCTGCCGGCAGGAgccgccgcccccagccccacgggccTGGAGGCCCCGCAGCCGGCCCGCAAGCGGCAGCGGCTCACGCACCTGAGCCCGGAGGAGAAGGCGCTGCGCAG GAAGCTGAAGAACCGCGTAGCGGCCCAGAGCGCCCGGGACAGGAAGAAGGCGCGGATGAcggagctggagcagcaggtggtggagctggaggaggag AACCAGAAACTGCTCCTGGAAAACCAGCTCCTGCGGGAGAAGACGTGTAACCTCGCTCTGGAGAACCAGGAGCTCCGCTGCCGCCTGGGTTTGGATGCTCTGAAGACAGAGGAGGAGAATGAGTTCAAG ACTGTGAAGGAATCGCAGGTGGATGCGATTAGATTGGTGACCGGGTCCGCTGAG CGCAGCACTCAGACTACGTGTTCCTCTGCAGCAGGTGCAGGCCCAGCAGTTACCACTTCTGATAGCTTCCACATGGATTCTGATGGCAGTGACTCTTCAGACTCAGAG TCTGATCTCCTATTGGGCTTTCTGGACAGTCTGGACCCAGAGATGTTTCTCACATATGCTGATTCAGAGTCAACGTGCCTggaaaagctggaggaagagatCTGTGGAGAAACAAATTCCATACCaacctccccctctccctctttGGGGTCCCCATCAGCTAAGCTGGAGGCCATTAATGAACTGATAAGGTTTGATCATGTGTACACAAAGCCCCTGGTACTGGAGATTCCTGCTAAAATGGGCAACCAAACCAATATGCTAGTGAAAATTGAGGAAGTAGCGCTCTCTCCATCTGAAGACAAAGCTATCCCTGAGGTCCCAGTATCTGTGAAAGAGGAACCTGTAGACAGCTTCATGCCTGAACTAGGCATCTCTCATCTGCTTTCCTCTCATCGTAGCCTTGCAGCCTCAAGCTATCTGTTGGATGCCTGTAGTGACTCTGGATATGAAGGATCCCTCTCACCCTTCAGTGACATGT